The following are from one region of the Geoalkalibacter subterraneus genome:
- a CDS encoding HAD family hydrolase: MSLDTFLFDLDGTLVDSVADLATAINLLRAELSLEPIAQERVRGYVGDGARMLVRRALPADLYRDAHLERFLILYRAHLLDQTRPYPGIPDFLDSREPARMAVVTNKPYLLTMDLLNGLNLTSYFGAIIGGDSCRTKKPDPLPVQTALRQLNASPRRAVMIGDHHTDLHAGQAAGLATCFCTWGMGNDGGVPSTFRAYSPTDLARIFSGVAS, encoded by the coding sequence ATGTCTCTCGATACTTTTCTTTTCGATCTGGACGGCACCTTGGTCGACTCGGTTGCCGACCTTGCGACCGCCATCAATCTGCTGCGGGCTGAATTGAGCCTGGAGCCGATCGCGCAGGAAAGGGTTCGCGGATACGTCGGTGACGGTGCCCGCATGCTGGTTCGACGCGCTTTGCCCGCAGACCTGTACCGGGATGCGCACCTGGAGCGCTTCCTTATTCTCTATCGCGCCCACCTGCTGGATCAGACACGGCCCTATCCCGGCATTCCGGACTTCCTTGATTCACGCGAGCCGGCCCGCATGGCGGTCGTCACCAACAAACCCTATCTGCTGACCATGGACCTGCTCAACGGTCTGAATCTCACTTCATATTTCGGCGCCATTATCGGAGGGGACAGCTGCCGGACCAAAAAACCGGATCCCCTACCGGTTCAAACCGCATTGCGCCAACTGAATGCCTCTCCACGACGGGCCGTGATGATCGGCGATCATCATACGGATCTGCACGCCGGGCAGGCTGCAGGCCTCGCCACCTGCTTCTGCACCTGGGGGATGGGCAATGACGGCGGGGTCCCGAGCACTTTCCGTGCTTATTCACCGACCGACCTCGCCCGCATCTTCTCCGGGGTCGCATCGTGA
- a CDS encoding sodium-dependent transporter, producing the protein MNNSTGRALWASRLGFILAAAGSAVGLGNIWKFPYIAGENGGGAFVLVYLVCIALVGLPIMMAEFMIGRHTRRDAVGAFIALEHRRSFWVVAGWTSITAAFIILSYYSVVAGWTLDYVYRALTSSFSGLPAAQIEGMFDGLIADGPRQILWHLLFITLCLGIVIGGVQRGIERWAKILMPVLLALLALLFVNGMLSNGAWEGINFMFRPDFHKLTPGAVLEAMGHAFFTLSLGMAAMITYGSYLNRNEDLLGSSLRIVLLDTVIALMAGLAIFPIVFSVGMEPAAGPGLIFKTIPVVFSQITGGAFLAILFFLLLAFAALTSAISLLEAQVSYLIDERGWGRKRATTFLAGLAFVVGLPTALSFNSLSEWTLIGDLTFFDSADLLTSNYLLPISGLLTAIYVGWFWSGTEEKQELIAGGAGWVYPLWHFLIRYVSPVAVAIVLFFKIRETGLFAWLTNLF; encoded by the coding sequence ATGAACAATTCCACGGGCCGCGCCCTCTGGGCCAGCCGCCTCGGCTTTATCCTGGCCGCGGCGGGCAGCGCGGTGGGCTTGGGCAATATCTGGAAATTTCCTTACATCGCCGGTGAAAACGGCGGCGGCGCGTTCGTGCTGGTTTACCTCGTGTGCATCGCACTGGTCGGCCTGCCGATCATGATGGCCGAGTTCATGATCGGCCGTCACACGCGCCGCGACGCGGTAGGTGCTTTCATCGCCCTGGAGCATCGCCGCTCGTTCTGGGTGGTCGCCGGATGGACCAGCATCACGGCGGCATTCATCATCCTTTCCTATTATTCGGTGGTCGCGGGCTGGACCCTTGATTATGTCTATCGCGCCCTGACCAGCAGTTTCAGCGGTCTGCCCGCCGCGCAGATCGAAGGGATGTTCGACGGGCTGATTGCCGACGGCCCCCGCCAGATTCTGTGGCACCTGCTCTTCATTACCCTCTGCCTGGGGATCGTCATCGGCGGTGTGCAGCGGGGGATCGAGCGCTGGGCCAAGATCCTGATGCCTGTTCTGCTGGCGCTGCTTGCGCTGCTGTTCGTCAACGGCATGCTGAGCAATGGGGCATGGGAAGGGATCAACTTCATGTTCCGCCCCGATTTTCACAAACTCACCCCCGGTGCGGTGCTTGAAGCGATGGGTCATGCTTTTTTCACCCTCTCGCTGGGCATGGCGGCCATGATCACCTACGGTTCTTACCTCAACCGCAACGAAGACCTGCTCGGATCAAGCCTGCGCATCGTCCTCCTTGACACCGTGATTGCGCTGATGGCGGGGTTGGCCATCTTCCCCATCGTTTTCTCCGTCGGCATGGAGCCGGCGGCCGGACCCGGGCTTATTTTCAAAACCATCCCCGTCGTCTTTTCCCAAATTACCGGCGGTGCGTTTCTGGCCATCCTGTTTTTTCTGCTTCTGGCGTTTGCCGCTCTGACCAGCGCCATTTCTCTGCTGGAGGCGCAGGTCTCCTACCTGATTGATGAACGGGGATGGGGGCGCAAGCGCGCCACCACATTCCTGGCAGGATTGGCCTTTGTGGTCGGCCTGCCCACCGCCCTCTCCTTCAATTCCCTGTCCGAGTGGACGCTCATCGGTGATCTGACCTTCTTTGATTCCGCCGACCTGCTGACATCCAACTACCTGTTGCCCATCAGCGGTTTGCTGACAGCCATTTACGTAGGATGGTTCTGGAGCGGTACCGAGGAGAAGCAGGAGTTGATCGCCGGTGGCGCAGGCTGGGTCTACCCGTTATGGCATTTTCTGATCCGCTACGTCTCCCCCGTCGCGGTGGCTATCGTGTTGTTCTTCAAGATCAGAGAAACAGGTCTGTTTGCCTGGCTGACCAACCTTTTTTGA
- a CDS encoding YggS family pyridoxal phosphate-dependent enzyme, translating to MSIQDIQENLRMIRERIDQACHDCGRDPHGVRLVAVSKTKPAADVLAAFAAGQKLFGESYVQEFTDKAEQVEAPVEWHFIGHLQSNKAKYLRGRVRMIHSVDRLSLAREINRQWERIDERLEVLVQVNLAGEQSKSGVAPQEAPALVRKLSELPHLRVRGLMTLPPFFEDPQAVRPYFRQLRELSEEIAGLDLPGVGMDELSMGMSHDFPAAIAEGATLVRVGTAIFGARETP from the coding sequence ATGAGCATTCAGGATATTCAGGAAAATCTGCGCATGATCAGGGAGCGCATCGACCAGGCCTGTCATGACTGTGGTCGAGACCCGCATGGCGTGCGCCTGGTGGCCGTCTCGAAAACCAAGCCGGCCGCGGACGTTCTGGCGGCCTTTGCCGCGGGACAGAAGCTGTTCGGCGAAAGCTACGTCCAGGAATTCACGGACAAAGCCGAGCAGGTCGAAGCCCCCGTCGAGTGGCATTTCATCGGGCACCTGCAGAGCAACAAGGCCAAATATCTGCGCGGCCGCGTCCGCATGATCCACAGCGTCGACCGTCTCTCGCTGGCACGGGAGATCAATCGTCAATGGGAGCGCATCGATGAGCGCCTCGAGGTTCTGGTTCAGGTCAACCTGGCCGGAGAACAAAGCAAATCGGGGGTTGCCCCCCAGGAAGCTCCGGCACTGGTCCGCAAGCTGTCCGAATTGCCGCACCTGCGCGTAAGGGGACTGATGACCCTGCCTCCTTTTTTCGAAGATCCCCAGGCCGTCCGCCCCTATTTCCGCCAATTGCGAGAACTCTCCGAAGAGATCGCGGGGCTCGATCTTCCCGGGGTCGGCATGGATGAATTATCCATGGGCATGAGCCATGATTTCCCTGCCGCCATTGCGGAAGGCGCGACCCTGGTGCGGGTCGGAACCGCCATCTTCGGCGCCCGCGAAACACCCTGA
- a CDS encoding Maf family protein, with protein MFYTSEEGLVLASASPRRRELLESLGIQLQIIPSCVDEGPLEDEEPAEHVMRLSREKAQEVANRADVKGRWFLGSDTIVVQDGHLLGKPCDTRQAGEMLRMLSGREHQVYSGYAIHDRKKDQSTTGSVCTQVRLRQLTGAEIAGYIASGEPLDKAGAYAIQGLASYMVSDISGSYTNVVGLPLAEVVDVLLNLGAITLPPQHSARENQVSDLSP; from the coding sequence ATGTTTTACACCTCCGAGGAGGGACTTGTGCTGGCATCGGCGTCTCCCCGCCGCCGTGAACTGCTGGAAAGCCTCGGAATTCAATTGCAGATCATCCCCAGTTGCGTGGATGAGGGTCCGCTTGAGGATGAAGAACCGGCCGAGCATGTCATGCGTCTCAGCCGCGAAAAGGCGCAGGAGGTCGCAAACCGCGCCGACGTCAAAGGACGCTGGTTTCTCGGCAGCGACACCATCGTCGTGCAGGACGGTCATCTGCTCGGCAAACCCTGCGATACCCGTCAGGCAGGCGAGATGCTCAGAATGCTCTCGGGACGCGAGCATCAGGTTTATTCCGGCTATGCAATCCACGACCGGAAAAAGGATCAAAGCACCACCGGTTCGGTCTGCACGCAGGTGCGTTTGCGGCAGTTGACAGGCGCGGAGATCGCGGGGTACATTGCCAGCGGTGAACCCCTCGACAAAGCGGGAGCCTACGCCATTCAAGGGCTGGCCTCCTATATGGTCAGCGATATTTCGGGCAGCTACACCAATGTGGTCGGCCTTCCCCTGGCCGAGGTCGTCGATGTTCTTCTGAACCTCGGCGCCATCACCCTGCCGCCGCAGCACTCCGCCCGAGAAAACCAGGTATCGGATTTGTCGCCATGA
- a CDS encoding diguanylate cyclase, whose translation MSGSSDRFKNLTTLNAGDILDSLRSSPLLAPYSLALFCENQGVVGTGHGQLTSLCCPPEKGGLCDPSCRSDHEKALHQAISTNKPVVFRCRTGLLNFFVPFKIPQTAHCCLMGGGVRTEEIDLETVEEIARKSHRSGISLLEELEKLPTCTEEQLEEVARKTSEIIPDLHNENLYAVAFEKTMMRLGSIIGVSSELDRASSIEQVLNLVGETLMILFDLAQTAVILHGKDPSQSAVLHGLGSWLTQPVQLNEEQASVFAQTKESHPFTLEEEEVLQTLPEVTCDQALCLPLKSEGTSYGTLVLFNTDLHPREKLLLELLAGRMAARLHTLTREQEFNLKNDTSERIIEMISNLSLLDSREALFQRILEMSSDLLHASKGSLMVLDDDETVLRIEASLGMNPELARGMRVRVGSGISGRVAANSKPLLVNDIEKDERVRTANRPRFKTKSFISVPLMAKGEVIAVLNLSDKRDQATFDEQDLRLLTTFSPHFSTLIERTETLERASALEELSITDPLTRLYNRRFLEQRMEEEISRCLRQDLALTLILLDLDNFKNYNDLCGHIAGDKALQRTARILRKSAREMDIVTRYGGEEFCILLPGTSKKEAILVAERIRHAVEKESFPREKSLPLGRLTCSLGVASYPADGNTAQSLINAADIALYRAKSEGRNRTILFDPTQKNGHISLA comes from the coding sequence ATGAGCGGCAGCAGTGATCGTTTCAAAAACCTGACAACGCTGAACGCCGGGGATATTCTCGATTCCCTGCGGTCGTCTCCGCTGCTGGCCCCCTATTCTCTCGCCCTGTTCTGCGAAAACCAGGGAGTCGTCGGCACAGGGCACGGCCAGTTGACATCCCTGTGCTGTCCTCCCGAGAAAGGGGGGCTGTGCGACCCGAGCTGCCGATCCGACCACGAAAAGGCCCTGCACCAGGCGATCAGCACCAACAAACCGGTTGTTTTTCGGTGCAGAACCGGACTTCTCAATTTCTTTGTTCCGTTCAAAATCCCCCAGACGGCACACTGCTGTCTGATGGGCGGCGGGGTCCGCACTGAAGAAATCGACCTCGAAACGGTCGAAGAAATCGCACGTAAAAGCCACCGCAGCGGCATCAGCCTGCTCGAAGAACTGGAAAAGCTGCCGACCTGCACCGAAGAGCAACTGGAAGAGGTGGCCCGCAAGACCTCTGAAATCATTCCCGACCTTCACAACGAAAATCTCTACGCGGTCGCTTTCGAAAAGACCATGATGCGTCTCGGTTCCATAATCGGCGTGTCCTCCGAACTTGACCGTGCAAGCTCGATTGAGCAGGTTCTCAACCTGGTTGGGGAAACCCTGATGATTCTCTTCGACCTGGCCCAGACCGCCGTTATCCTCCACGGAAAAGATCCGAGCCAGTCCGCCGTACTGCATGGGCTCGGCTCCTGGCTCACCCAACCGGTTCAGCTTAACGAGGAACAGGCGTCTGTTTTCGCACAAACGAAAGAAAGCCACCCCTTCACCCTGGAGGAGGAAGAGGTCCTCCAAACTCTTCCCGAGGTGACCTGCGACCAGGCCCTGTGCCTGCCGCTGAAATCGGAAGGGACCTCCTACGGCACCCTCGTGCTGTTCAACACGGATCTTCATCCACGTGAAAAGCTGCTGCTCGAACTGCTGGCCGGGCGCATGGCGGCGCGACTGCATACTCTCACCCGGGAACAGGAATTCAACCTGAAGAACGACACCTCGGAACGCATCATCGAGATGATCAGCAACCTGTCACTTCTCGACAGCCGGGAAGCTTTGTTCCAACGGATTCTCGAAATGTCGTCGGATCTGCTGCATGCCTCCAAGGGCTCGCTCATGGTGCTGGACGACGATGAGACTGTTCTGCGAATCGAGGCCAGCCTCGGCATGAACCCTGAACTGGCCCGCGGGATGCGGGTCCGTGTGGGCAGCGGCATTTCCGGACGGGTGGCAGCCAACAGCAAACCCCTGCTGGTCAACGATATCGAGAAAGACGAGCGAGTCCGCACCGCCAACCGGCCGAGATTCAAGACCAAATCCTTCATCAGCGTTCCCTTGATGGCCAAGGGCGAAGTCATTGCGGTTCTCAACCTCTCCGACAAGCGCGATCAGGCGACCTTCGATGAACAGGACCTGCGCCTGCTGACCACTTTTTCTCCTCATTTTTCGACCCTGATCGAACGCACGGAAACCCTGGAACGCGCCAGCGCACTGGAGGAGTTGTCCATTACCGACCCACTGACCCGCCTGTACAACCGCCGCTTCCTTGAACAGCGCATGGAAGAAGAGATCAGCCGCTGCCTGCGCCAGGATCTGGCCCTGACCCTGATTCTGCTCGATCTCGACAATTTCAAGAATTACAACGACCTGTGCGGACATATCGCCGGTGACAAGGCCCTGCAGCGCACCGCCCGTATCCTGCGCAAATCAGCCCGTGAGATGGACATCGTGACACGCTACGGCGGCGAGGAATTCTGCATCCTGCTGCCGGGCACCTCCAAAAAAGAAGCGATCCTGGTCGCGGAGCGCATCCGCCATGCCGTTGAAAAAGAAAGTTTCCCCCGCGAAAAATCCCTGCCCCTGGGGAGACTGACCTGCAGCCTCGGCGTGGCGTCCTACCCCGCCGATGGCAACACCGCCCAATCCCTGATCAACGCGGCCGACATCGCCCTGTATCGTGCCAAATCCGAAGGACGCAACCGCACCATTCTTTTCGATCCCACCCAGAAGAACGGCCACATCTCCCTGGCCTGA
- the trmFO gene encoding methylenetetrahydrofolate--tRNA-(uracil(54)-C(5))-methyltransferase (FADH(2)-oxidizing) TrmFO, whose amino-acid sequence METSRSTVEVAQRPLVTIIGAGLAGCEAAWQLAQSGHAVRLYEMKPQQFSPAHHSPLLGELVCSNSLRGAALTNAVGLLKEELRACKSLFMAAADTAAVPAGGALAVDRDAFAQYLTDKISSHPAIELVREKVDRIPEEGWVIIAAGPLASAEISEEIRRLTGDEHLYFYDAIAPIIEADSIDFSKAWRASRYGKGGDDYINCPMNREQYLQFIRDLLAAEKVQPRAFEQLRHFEGCMPIEEMAERGEMTLAFGPMKPVGLPDPRTGREPFAVLQLRQDNRHASLYNMVGFQTKLKHPEQKRIFRTIPGLEQARFARLGSMHRNTFVNAPRCLERTLQVKGHPRLFLAGQITGVEGYVESAACGFLAGLFAAARIAETEPLLPPPTTALGALLAHLHESDPEGFQPMNVNYGLFPSMKPRPRKRSERRLALAQRALDDLDSWRQRLNIATEF is encoded by the coding sequence ATGGAAACCAGTCGCTCCACCGTAGAGGTTGCACAACGTCCGCTTGTGACCATTATCGGCGCCGGCCTCGCCGGCTGTGAAGCCGCCTGGCAGCTGGCTCAATCCGGCCACGCGGTTCGCCTGTACGAAATGAAGCCGCAGCAGTTCTCCCCCGCCCACCACAGCCCCTTGCTGGGGGAACTGGTGTGCTCCAACTCCCTGCGCGGAGCGGCATTGACCAACGCCGTCGGTCTTCTCAAGGAGGAGTTGCGCGCCTGCAAAAGTCTGTTCATGGCCGCGGCCGACACCGCCGCCGTCCCGGCCGGCGGCGCCCTGGCTGTTGATCGGGATGCCTTTGCCCAATATCTGACCGACAAGATCAGCAGTCACCCGGCGATCGAGCTGGTACGCGAAAAGGTCGACCGCATCCCCGAAGAAGGTTGGGTGATTATCGCTGCCGGCCCGTTGGCTTCCGCCGAAATCTCGGAAGAAATCCGCCGCCTCACCGGCGATGAACATCTCTATTTCTATGATGCCATCGCGCCGATCATCGAAGCCGACTCCATCGATTTCTCCAAGGCGTGGCGCGCCTCGCGCTACGGCAAGGGGGGCGACGATTACATCAACTGCCCCATGAACCGCGAGCAGTACCTGCAGTTCATCCGCGACCTGCTTGCCGCCGAAAAAGTACAGCCGCGCGCATTCGAACAGCTGCGTCACTTCGAAGGCTGCATGCCCATCGAAGAAATGGCCGAGCGCGGCGAGATGACGCTGGCTTTCGGCCCGATGAAGCCGGTCGGGCTGCCGGATCCGCGCACCGGCAGGGAGCCTTTTGCCGTCCTGCAGCTGCGCCAGGACAACCGCCACGCCTCCCTGTACAACATGGTCGGCTTCCAGACCAAACTCAAACATCCCGAGCAGAAACGCATCTTCCGTACCATTCCCGGTCTGGAACAGGCACGTTTCGCCCGCTTGGGCTCCATGCACCGCAACACCTTCGTCAACGCGCCGCGCTGCCTTGAGCGCACCCTGCAGGTTAAAGGGCATCCGCGCCTTTTTCTGGCCGGCCAGATCACCGGCGTCGAAGGCTATGTGGAATCGGCCGCCTGCGGCTTTCTTGCCGGACTCTTCGCCGCCGCGCGAATCGCAGAAACCGAACCGCTTCTTCCTCCGCCCACCACGGCCCTCGGTGCGTTGCTGGCACACCTGCACGAGTCCGACCCCGAGGGGTTTCAACCCATGAACGTCAACTACGGACTCTTCCCTTCCATGAAACCGCGTCCGCGCAAGCGCAGCGAAAGACGCCTGGCCCTGGCACAGCGCGCGCTTGATGACCTCGACTCCTGGCGGCAGCGCCTGAATATTGCGACTGAATTCTGA